The following proteins come from a genomic window of Neoarius graeffei isolate fNeoGra1 chromosome 26, fNeoGra1.pri, whole genome shotgun sequence:
- the tp53rk gene encoding EKC/KEOPS complex subunit TP53RK, with product MTGIMAEEDGVSARSLLPYLRGAELIKQGAEARVYRVRFLGRRTIVKERFPKRYRHRALDEKLTRRRTAQEVRSILRCRKAGIAAPVVYFMDLSTNCIFLEEITDSVTVREHIAAAQASGQPAESLHPLAEKMGRILAKMHDEDVIHGDLTTSNMLLKPEHSSDLALLLIDFGLSFVSALPEDKGVDLYVLEKAFLSTHPNTETLFQKLLHSYTAASKKAPPVIKKLDEVRLRGRKRSMVG from the exons ATGACCGGTATCATGGCGGAGGAAGACGGTGTGAGCGCGCGCTCGTTGCTGCCGTATCTGCGCGGGGCCGAGCTGATTAAACAGGGCGCGGAGGCGCGCGTGTACCGGGTCCGGTTTCTGGGGAGGAGAACCATAGTGAAGGAGCGCTTCCCCAAACGGTACCGACACCGCGCGCTGGATGAGAAGCTCACGCGCCGCCGCACGGCTCAGGAAGTCCGGTCCATCCTGCGCTGCCGGAAAGCGG GTATCGCAGCCCCCGTCGTCTACTTTATGGATCTCAGCACCAACTGCATTTTCCTGGAGGAGATCACAGACTCGGTGACGGTGCGTGAGCACATCGCAGCCGCTCAGGCTTCGGGACAACCAGCCGAGTCTCTGCACCCCCTCGCTGAGAAAATGGGCCGAATTCTAGCGAAGATGCACGATGAGGACGTGATCCACGGAGACCTGACCACCTCCAACATGCTGCTGAAGCCGGAGCACTCCAGCGACCTCGCCCTGCTGCTTATTGACTTCGGCCTGAGCTTCGTCTCGGCTTTACCCGAGGATAAAGGTGTCGACCTGTACGTGCTGGAGAAGGCGTTTCTCAGCACACATCCAAACACAGAGACTCTGTTCCAGAAACTTCTGCACAGTTACACCGCCGCGTCCAAAAAAGCTCCACCAGTGATTAAAAAACTGGACGAGGTCCGACTCCGAGGGAGGAAACGGTCCATGGTgggataa
- the LOC132874007 gene encoding protein BTG2-like: MKVEMTTAVNFITGLLRGRGPLSEKQLQHFSRSLEGALGEHCQHHWFPDTPFRGSGYRCIRINCRMDPLVGKAAYTSGLSMEQVRAHLPCELTVWVDPYEVSYRIRENGSIGVLYESTPLPLETHLNSVMTISS, translated from the exons ATGAAAGTCGAGATGACCACAGCGGTGAACTTCATCACCGGATTACTGAGAGGAAGAGGACCTCTGTCCGAAAAACAGCTCCAACACTTCAGCCGTTCTCTGGAAGGGGCGTTAGGAG AGCATTGTCAGCACCACTGGTTCCCTGACACACCGTTCAGAGGTTCGGGATATCGATGCATCAGAATCAATTGCAGGATGGACCCGCTCGTAGGGAAGGCTGCTTACACCAGTGGTCTCAGCATGGAGCAGGTTCGCGCCCACTTACCGTGTGAACTGACAGTGTGGGTCGACCCCTACGAAGTGTCCTACCGGATCAGGGAGAATGGGTCCATAGGTGTGCTGTACGAGTCCACACCACTGCCGCTGGAGACTCATCTCAACTCTGTGATGACCATCTCCAGCTAA